ACTATCGTGGTAACGAGATTTACTACCTTCTTCGTAATACTTTGAAGATTTATCTCGCCTCTTTTCCTTATGGTGGTGCTTTTTATGTTTGTGACGCTTTTCTTTTGGTGGATCATATTCAGTGGAATCATCATGTCGTCTTTTTCTCGATTCTTTCTCCTTATATTTCTTACTACTGGAACCCATActaatttattagtttttatgAATTACCTAGTATGTTATGACTGACCATATACTTATCTTCAAAAACTAACACCTAAtactaattttaaatttaaatcaaaccaaaaccaaaatatttaactTTAACAAAACGTTTCCACAACGAATGAACGAATTGACATGTGACTTTGATTTTTCTGACAGGTTATATTGCTCGTACTTCTTTTATGCGTTGTTTACATGTCTCAGACTATGACTATACTAACCAAGGTTGCCAGgtcaaaaaactaaaaatcacCAGACAATCGCTTCAAAAGTTGCCAGATTTTGCTAAAAATCACCAGATTGTTATGAGtctgcgcagtaacgaaaaatgtgttactgcgcataattatacGTTATTGCACATGCGCATACGCCTAACCATTCCAGAACGGTAATGTGAAGGGTTGAAACAAACCTAATGAAAcaattagaataaaaattattacAATGGTTTGTTACTTATAAATAGCAATAAGTTgtttgcaaaataaaaattaagaagttctttgaaactaaatttttttttgaaaaaaataaaacgattttttttgtaaaatataatgtaaaatgtaggtgttcatttttatttttatgaaaagtACTGATACTCTCGACAATGTAGATTAtttaaaacttaacttttatgTCATAAACTTGGCCTGACAGACCACCTTTGTTTCAAAAAATCTTTTTGTTGAAACACCTAGTAATTTTTGCTAATGCTACTGAAAAAATAGTTAGTACATATGCCTATACCTTCCTTGGAGATTTTAGATGATCATCAAATTAacacaaaacgtgacaaaactacaGATATGAAAAACAGTAATCACTTAAAACTCTACAGCCGACACAAGAAAGATAAAACTGATAAATTGAAAATTGATATGAACtggtttgtttataaaaccaagaCATAAATTATTAGAAGTTCAGTGCAAGAATAGCGTAAACTTCGGGAAATCCCCGGTTGAACACCACCACAGAGGCGGatcattttatattacaaattagACTTTTGTATGATATGAATATTAGGCAATTCTTAACGAATAACAAactattaacaaaaatattaaataatataattgttgtgaaaacaacagttatttacattaatttgcttttataaaaatatctctctgtaaatctgttgggacaatctgtattgtgtttaaaatatttaattctctgAAAAACTTGAGTGTAGCGTTGTGTGTTTCATAAAATATACATCTGCATTTTTTATAGTTTCGGGGTAAAAGCAGGTCATTTTGCCAAAGAAGTGTAACATGTGTTTGGCCCTTTTCAGGGCGAATGGTGTAAACTAAACTATCAAAGATAATAGTGCAGAGATTTGAATAGAATTTCAGCAGTCTCTTTCTGATCTCAGAGATGAACACTTTGTTCGCTTGTGCGTCTCTTTTCGCCGTAAAAATACTCTCTCCGCAATAATTAATAGATTAAAAAGACTCTTACGTTCTCTCGTTCGCTATTAAGACTATAATTTATCGTTAAGCCGCTTATTTGTCAAAATCgttgttgttaataaatgttttgttcgcCGAATACCCTTATTTATCGCTAATACACAACCCTTTCTATCGTATTAATTAGCACCTTTAAAACCAGACCAAATCAAATTATTCGAACCAGTTCTCCTAAAAGTTCACTATTTTGTTTATATCGAAGGACGGGACATACGGGTGTGGTCCTAAAATATTCACctatgtccaattaggcaaaaggtaataattaaaccatttttgccacggtggggtgagattgaataaaaactcacaccatttgatggtccttcgagccggattttTGGTTGGTTTTCGCGTTTGTGCCGCTTTTTCGGACATTTTTGTGTGTAATACCTCTACAAGACTTGTTAGTTCGCGTCGCGATAAACTCTAAGTAAAAGAAAGTGAAGTTATTGTGTGTGGTTAGTAGCTGCCACCTGTTGCTTTATCAATTGGACTAATTTGGTgagatttttccattttttaaaacttttattgcTGATCCAAGATAAACTCTGCTCAAAGACATTTTACGGTCAAAAACACTTTTGTAGACATTTAACGTAGACGCTGTATCTCTCTGTGAAACTTAGACTCTTATTCTCTCGCCGCGCTTGTTAATTGACAAAAAACTCTCCAGTGTAATTTAGATTTTGCCGCGTATCGATAGACTCTCTCTCGCCGTGTGTTCAATCGAATTCGAGATAGAAATGGAAGACCTCAAGAAAAAAAGGACGCCTTTGAAGGCTAAAATTACAAGAATCGAAAACTGGCTCTCACAAAAGGCTAGTACGGAAAAGGATGCGCTACAATTTCAATTTCGGCAAACAgaattaaaaacctgttttttaaaatatgaagaaataatGGATCAGATAGACGAGATTGATGAAGCCGGTACTGAAGCAGAAGACAGGGTAAcaactgagcaaaaatatttctcTATTCTCGCGGGCCTACAGCGTAAGATGGACGAGTTATTGTTGGGCCCCCCTCCTCTCAGATCAAATAGCACTCAGTCAACTGTGGCCACTGCTAAGGTTAGGCTTCCGGAGATCACCATGCAAACGTTCTGCGGGTCATTCTCTGAGTTCAACTCGTTCTACCAGCTCTTCGAGACGCTAATAGTGAACAATGAAGAACTCAATAATGTGCAACGATTTATTTACCTTAAATCGTTCCTGCGAAATGAACCCCTCCAGTTGATCGACAACATCGAAGTTATCGACGAAAATTTCGATATAGCTGTAAAAACTCTCAAAGATCGTTACGAAAACAAATCGCGAGTGATTAGCTTACACATTCAAAAATTGTTAAAGGCTCCATCTCTAGTTAAAAATAATTCAAAGGCGTTACGCGAATTTTTAACTCTAGCTCAGCAGACGCTGCTCGCTTTGAAAAATATGTCCGTACCAATTGAGCATTGGGATTTActattaattgaaatatttttacaaaaattagatttttctaCACATAGGGCCTTTGAATATGATATTGGGACAAAGACCTTACCTACCCTTTCacagttttttaaatttctcgAGAAAAAGTGTGATATTCAGGAAAAATTAAATGTTTCAGATCATGATAAAAAGGTTAATAACAGGTCTCAATCAAAAACATCTTTCTTCTCATCAGTTGACCAACCATCACACTCTTTCTCTGATAATAATTGTACTTTTTGCAGAAGTAATGCTCATAAGGTTTATCAGTGTAATGATTTTAAATGCCTCTCTTTAcaggaaaaatttaattttgtaaaaggtaagaaACTGTGTTTTAATTGTTTGAGTAGTAAACATTTCTCTCAAGATTGCGGCTCTACTCGATCATGTACTTTGTGTGGGGGTCATCATCACTCATCCCTCCATGGAACCTCTGAAAATGTCTCTTCCTCTAGGAACATCAATAGGCAAGCTCTCTCTCGTGAGCGCAATGCTCAAACTCCTCAAAATTCTCAAGGTGCTTCTCGTGTTGTCGCTCCCATATCTACTCAGCATTCTTTTAATAATCGCAGCCAAAATGAAGCTTCTACTAGCTCATCCAGACCTCCTTTAGATATGCAAAATTCTCCAGATTCTCAGGCAGCCACATCTCTCTCCGCTTTATCAGTTAAAACTGATGTGTTGTTGGCTACCGCTTTAGTAACCGTTTATTCGAAAGACGGCAGACCCATGCATGCCAGAGCGCTCCTAGATAATGGGAGCCAACATTCGTTTATCTCTCGTGATTTGGTTGAGAAGTTAAAACTCATCCCTTATTTTAAACAGCTACAGATATCAACCATATCCGAAAACACCTCACTCTCAAACGAAATGTTAAACTTAGAATTTTTCCCCTATAATGTAAAGGACAGAAGTTTTAAAACTTCTTTCGCTGTACTCGATAGTATAACTTGTAGGCTTCCTAGAGCTACTATAGATAGAAGTAAAATAAAAGTCCCACAGGATCTCACTCTCGCAGATCCCTCGTATTCTGTTCCGGGTAAAATTGATTTGCTTCTAGCTGGTGATATCTATAGTGAATTATTGACGGATGGATTTATACGGTTAGGAAAAAATCTTCCCATTCTTCAGAATACTCACTTAGGCTATGTTATTTTTGGTACAATTAATCCTCAGGTTTTTCACCGTAATTCACATTTGGCTATCTCTCAGTCAAATGTTTCTCTTTTTGTTCAATCCGAACCCGAAGAAAATCAGTTGGATAAGTTGCTTCAACAATTTTTCGAAATTGAAGAAGTTCCCCTCGTTAGTAAATTAACTCCCGATGAAGAATTAGCGGAACAAATATTTAGCAAAACTACTCTTGTATTACCTTCAGGCCGCTTTCAAGTAAATCTTCCATTTGTCTCTGAAAACGCTAATAAAATGTTAGGTGAATCCTTTAAAATGGCCTTTAAAAGATTTATGAAATTAGAACATAGGCTCTTAAAAAACGAAAGTACATACGCTCAATATAAATCTTTCATTAATGAATATCTTCTTCTCGAACATGCGAAAATAGTGCCTCTCTCTCTAACCAACGAAAAGttagaaagtaaatattttctaCCGCATCACTGTGTGTTTAAGGAAGAATCTTTAACAACAAAGCTTAGGGTTGTTTTTGATGGTTCGATGAAAAGCTCTAGTGGTTATTCGCTCAATGATATTTTACTCAAAGGTCCTACTCTTCAACcggaactttttgacattttgctaCGGTTTAGATTGTATTCCTTCGTTTTTACAACGGAtatacaaaaaatgtatagacaAGTTAGAATAAATCCTGCTCAAACCTCTCTTTTAAATATTCTGTGGCGTGACTCCCCTGAAAAAGACATTGCGTGTCTTGAATTGCAAACCGTCACGTATGGAACTAAAAGCGCTAGCTTTCAGAGTACTCGCTGTTTAATGGAACTGGCACAAACTCATGAGATTGAGTATCCTCTGGCCAGTGATGCTCTTCAAAATAGTTGTTACATTGATGACATTCTCTATGGCGCTAATGATGTACAGACTCTCCTTAAAGCTCATAAGGAAATAACTAGTTTGCTTGGAACCGCTTGTATCTCTCTCCATAAATGGTGTTCTAACTCAgacttgtttttaaaaaatatctcttCTCTCTCTTCGAACACTACTTATGTAATAGCTCCAGATAATGGCTCCAATAAGGTTTTAGGTTTATGTTGGAATCCTATTCTTGACACCTTCTCAATCTCTCTCCCAAATTTTACCTTAAAGGACTCGTACACCAAGAGAGAAGTACTGTCAATGATTGCCCAAATATTTGATCCTCAAGGCCTAATTAACCCAGTTACAGTTGTCGCTAAATTAATCATGCAACAAATTTGGATTTCCAAAATTAATTGGAACGATATCATAGATGCAGATACGTTGCATGAGTGGCTAAATTTTGTTCGCAGTCTCTCTAATTTTAAGGATTTAAATATACCTCGGTGTCTCTTTTTAAGTCAAGAAATCACTAGTGTTGAGATTCACGCATTCTCGGATGCAAGTTTAAAGGCTTATGGAGCTTGCATCTACCTACGTGTGATTTATAGATCAGAACAAGTATCTTGTTCACTTTTAGCATCGAGTCGTGTCGCTCCGCTAAAACCCTTGACTCTCCCAAGATTGGAACTCATGGGTGCGCTATTGTGTAGTAAGCTCACAGCAAGGATTGCTAATATTATTGAAGAAAAACTCTCTCGCTTAGACTCTATAAATATGTGGTCGGATTCAGAAATTGTTCTCGCTTGGCTTCGTTCGCATCCCTCTCGTTGGACTCAATTTGTAGCAAATAGGGTTGCACAAATTTTAGATAATTCTCCTAACGCTCATTGGAGGCACGTACGATCCAAAGAGAATCCTGCCGACATACTCTCCCGAGGAATGCTACCCGCTGAAATACTTAAATCTTCTTTGTGGTTTCATGGTCCTCAATTTTTGAATCAATCTCGGTTGGATTTGTTGAAATACAATCCAAAAGTTTATACCTCCAAGTTACCCGAAGAAAGGAAAGTAACTCTTCACATTCGAAATGATCAAATAGATTTTTTCACCTCTCTTTCTGATAGGTTCTCTAATTTTTCAAGGTTTGTAAGAACTTTAGCATTTATATTCAGGTTTGCCAATAATGCCAAATCGCCTTCTCATAAGTTATCAAATTCTCTTGAAGTAAGCGAACTTCAAAACGCTGAACTGAAGATTGTTAAGATGCTTCAGTATTCTTCTTTCTCGCTTGAGATTTCTGAGATTAAAAAAGGTAAAACTCTATCCAATAAGTCTATTTTACGCTTAAACCCCTTTTTGGATGAAAATGAAATGCTGCGTGTAGGAGGTCGCCTTGGTAACTCAGACGTCACATTTGATCAAAAATATCCTCTTCTCCTTCCCTCAAAAAATCGTGTAGTACGTCTCATTCTTCAGAGAGAACATATCAGACTTTGTCACTCTGGTCCTCAAAATACTTTATCTCAAATTCGACTTAAATATTGGCCTTTAAATGGACTACGTGAAGTTAAAAAGGTCATACACCAATGTATGGTTTGTTTTAGATTTAATGCCAAACCCGCTATTCAGATTATGGCAGATTTACCAAAGGAACGTTTGCAATCCTCTCGAGTATTCGCTCATGTAGGATTAGATTTTGGTGGCCCCTTTCAGATTAAAGCTTCCAAACTCCGCAAAGCTCCCTTGATAAAATCTTATATTGCTCTTTTCGTTTGTCTATCGACTCGAGCTGTTCACATCGAAGTCGTGTCCGGCCTTTCTACAGAAACGTTTCTTCTCGCTCTAAAACGTTTTATTAGCCGTAGAGGCCTCCCTCAGACTATATTCAGTGACAACGCTACGAACTTTTTGGGAGCTCGTAATCAGTTGTTTGAactttataagtttttaaaagataaaaagcaCTCTCGCTCTATTAATGATTTTTTGGCATCATCTCATATTCGCTGGAAAACCATAGTTCCTCGAGCCCCTCATCATGGTGGCATCTGGGAAAGCGCTATAAAGAGCGCAAAGCATCATATCCGTAGACTCATGGGTGATATTAAGCTCACTTTTGAAGAATTTACCACTGTTCTCACTCAAATTGAAGCTGTGCTCAACTCTCGACCGCTTTGCTCCCTCTCAAATGATCCCTCTGATCTAACCTATCTGACCCCTGGACATTTCTTGATTGGACAATCTCTTACGTCATTTCCTGAAAGGGATGTAATCCACATTCCCGAAAATAGATTAAGTTTATGGCAACATCTCTCTAAACTCCAGCAAATGTTTTGGAAAAAATGGTCAATTGACTACTTGAACAGACTCCAAAATCGCCCTAAATGGTTTCTTCCTCATAAGAACCTAGAGCCCAACGATCTCGTCTTGTTGATTGAAGATAACACTCCTCCTCTTTACTGGGCTCTAGCAAGAGTGATTGATGTCTTTCCCGGAAAGGATGGCCGAGTAAGAGTTGCATCGGTCAAAACTAAAGATGGAGTCTTCAAGCGCTCTATTAATAAATTGTGTCCTCTACCAAATGACTGTTAAAATTAAGTTAAGTTTAGTGTTTTCGCTTAAGAACATTGTAAGTTGATTTATGTTAGGTTAGGTTTATGTTAAAGCCAGTGCTTCAACGCGGGGGAGTAtgttgtgaaaacaacagttatttacattaatttgcttttataaaaatatctctctgtaaatctgttgggacaatctgtattgtgtttaaaatatttaattctctgAAAAACTTGAGTGTAGCGTTGTGTGTTTCATAAAATATACATCTGCATTTTTTATAGTTTCGGGGTAAAAGCAGGTCATTTTGCCAAAGAAGTGTAACATGTGTTTGGCCCTTTTCAGGGCGAATGGTGTAAACTAAACTATCAAAGATAATAGTGCAGAGATTTGAATAGAATTTCAGCAGTCTCTTTCTGATCTCAGAGATGAACACTTTGTTCGCTTGTGCGTCTCTTTTCGCCGTAAAAATACTCTCTCCGCAATAATTAATAGATTAAAAAGACTCTTACGTTCTCTCGTTCGCTATTAAGACTATAATTTATCGTTAAGCCGCTTATTTGTCAAAATCgttgttgttaataaatgttttgttcgcCGAATACCCTTATTTATCGCTAATACACAACCCTTTCTATCGTATTAATTAGCACCTTTAAAACCAGACCAAATCAAATTATTCGAACCAGTTCTCCTAAAAGTTCACTATTTTGTTTATATCGAAGGACGGGACATACGGGTGTGGTCCTAAAATATTCACctatgtccaattaggcaaaaggtaataattaaaccatttttgccacggtggggtgagattgaataaaaactcacaccaataatcgtactttttaaatttaaaaaataaatttataatatgtaGATAAGTTCAAAAAATCACCAGATATTaagctttttaaaaaagttttcaccatATCACCAAATGGGTTACAAAATCACCAAATCTGGTGAATTTTCACCAGACCTGGCAACCTTGATACTAACTATAtagttatttaaaataaatgcaaatatCAACTTTTTGGCAATTTGGCAAAAAACAGTTTTAGAagtagaactctttagcgacgtattttCGGATTTCCATCGAAGGCTAATATCTTGATCAaccaaaaaaatatgtatttggttattttctagtgactttcttgggtgtgaatctgtcttttagtttactcctcctggtttaaaaacaaagcataatTATAATTGACAGCTGTGTTTGCTGTTCAACTCTTAACTCGTAATCGTAAAACTcgtaaataagaagaagaatgaagaagaaaaGTTTGACGTGTCAGGTTTTAAAGGTTTGATTTCCACGTCAATAGTGGTAAATTTGTTAAAAGTATATATTTTCTTGTAGTAAAAGACGGTTTTTTGTTGAAATGTGCTAATAATGCGATAAGTATTGTATAGAGTTATAACTGAGCCTAATCATTGTGTTTTAAAAACTATCATGTTAACTAAGTTTGAAACGAAATCCGCCCGGGTAAAAGGGCTGTCTTTTCACCCTAAACGTCCCTGGATCTTAACTAGTCTTCACAATGGTTGTATCCAATTATGGGACTACCGTATGTGCACCCTCCTAGAGAAATTTGATGAGCATGATGGCCCTGTAAGAGGCATTTGCTTCCACAATCAACAGCCCTTATTTGTTTCTGGTGGTGATGATTACAAGATCAAAGTATGGAATTACAAACAAAAACGATGCATTTTTACTCTATTGGGTCATTTAGATTATATTCGTACAACATTGTTCCACCATGAATATCCATGGATAGTTTCCGCATCTGATGATCAAACTATCAGGATCTGGAATTGGCAGAGCAGAACTTGCATTTGTGTTTTAACTGGACACAATCACTATGTTATGTGTGTAAGTTTTCATCCTTCTGAAGATTTGCTGGTGTCAGCTTCATTGGATTCCACTGTCAGAGTTTGGGACATTTCAGGTAAGCAGtctgaaataatttttttatatcaatAATAATGTATTATAATTGTATCTAATTTTTATGTtaactatttacaaatagatAAGATAAAAATTAGTGATATTCAGAATATAGGACTTCCATGGACTTTCAGGAACCATGGAATATGACTTTCAAGAATCAAGAACTCAGTACTTGAGAACTTCTAAGAATCAAGAAATTTTTCTAGTATTGAGAActgtattcatttttaaaatatatttagaataacCCCTGTTTTAAATCGATCTATTCCTGTTTTATTTAACCCTTTTAGTATAGTACCTGTTTACTAGGATATGACCTGAGTGATGGGTGCGTACAGAGCTTCTCACTCAGATCGTTTCCTCtcctgaaatgttgaacttacAGACTCTGTCAacaatatattacattattttgttgtttcttcataaatttttgttgaagTAGACTGAATTACACTTTATTcacttacaatattttttattcatgaACATAAACAATATGTATGATGAATAGCAGATGCGACGGTACAAAAATATATAGACTCTAACTTGAAGAAACTTCGCTTTTGAACAATATAagaattaaagtaaaaaattgcTCTACAGCTCTATGATTTTTCATAGCTCTttgttgattatttttattttcaataaacaaGTCATAGAACACGTTCATTTTAGTTACTATTTcaagtatattatttaaaaatttttcaaagaGATCTAAAGGAGAACAATCCTCACTGAGATTTTCAATGCAACCTGACTTCCCAGAGTCAAAAACATGCAATGTTTGGACTAGATCCCATTTTTGCCAATCAAATTTTGGATTGTCTTTGTCTGTATTCTGTTTTTAACATGGTATACCATCCAACAGATCATTCTCATCATCTGATAATCTCCTCATATTCTTGGTCCTCCGTGAAAACATTATCTGAAACCCTGCTGTCATCCTTGCTTGTAGAAGTATTGAAACATTTGTTGTTACTACTGTTTATATAGTAATAGTTGGTCAACCTAACGAgtaaatttgtttgattctaattgagacagtcaccagatgtcatCACTATTTCTGTCAGAGTTGTAATGTCAGGTGTAACTATGATAAATCCTAAATGCATAGACCAACTATTACTATATAAACAATGTTGTTACAATCACTACCTGTTAAAATTTTGTATAATTCTTATTCTGTATAATACTGTGTGCAGAAAGTCACTGTGAAATCCAAACTAAACAATATATGCATCGATTTTTTGTTGTAGACTAAAGCAACACtcaaatatacataaaaaagtgatGAAATCGCAGGTAATGGGATATCATTGACAAAGTAGAAGGTGGTAACATTATCACTGATAAAACACAACTTGCTTTAGGAAACAATTTTACTTGTAAATGAATTATTACAATACTTTCTGGTACCTAAACAAATTGTCGTTTACCAGACACAGAGAATTTTAATGACTACAGTTGTTTTTTGCTACAAAAGGGATAATGTTTATATTTGTTAATGACTTTCACACTCACTTAAATAGTTTACAGAAATGTGATAGGCTGAATTGGCTTTTTTGATGATCATGAGAATGAGCACATTTTCTTTTGTTGAATGGGGAATCTTATTAAAACATTAATCCTATCAAAATATCAGTATCAGTTGTGCAGTCATATTGTCGTTTTGTTTGCATCAGAAATTTGTGATTGCCTTAAGTAGTTTATTACATTATTTGAACTCAGCTACTGATATCCGAGTACAAGACTGAGTACATTGATAAAATAGCAACCCCTTCCTCAGCTAGTATTAGAATACTTTGGTTTAAGTTCTCGAGACATCTCAAGAACTTTCTTGGTATTCAAGAACCCCATCACTAATGAAAATGTAACCAAATTTGTTTTAGGCTTAAGAAAGAAAAATGTAGCTCCAGGTCCAGCAGGACTAGAGGAACATTTGAAGAATCCAGGAGCAACTGATCTTTTTGGTCAAGCAGATGCAGTTGTAAAACATGTGTTAGAGGGTCATGATAGAGGTGTAAACTGGGCATCTTTCCATCCAACTCTGCCTCTTATTGCCTCTGGTGCTGATGACAGACAAGTAAAATTATGGAGAATGAATGATTCTAAAGCATGGGAAGTTGATACATGCCGAGGCCACTGGCATAATGTTTCTTGTGTTTTATTCCATCCTAGACAGGTAAGTTCCCCAAATATGATGAATTACATGACTCAAAAGTTTACAACTAGTAGAAGCAGTAGGTTGCAAATCTTATACTTGCAACATGTAAAATACAACCCCCTTCCAATATTCAGTATTTGGTACCTATTTACAGTTGTCCCTTGATAATCCGACAGGTAGGGGACCATAGGGGTGTCGGATTACCAAAAGAGTCCAAACTACCGAAAGTGAGTATATATTTGGCATTGTTTTGCTAGCAGTAGCCTACAATATTC
The window above is part of the Diabrotica virgifera virgifera chromosome 2, PGI_DIABVI_V3a genome. Proteins encoded here:
- the LOC126880879 gene encoding uncharacterized protein LOC126880879, producing the protein MEDLKKKRTPLKAKITRIENWLSQKASTEKDALQFQFRQTELKTCFLKYEEIMDQIDEIDEAGTEAEDRVTTEQKYFSILAGLQRKMDELLLGPPPLRSNSTQSTVATAKVRLPEITMQTFCGSFSEFNSFYQLFETLIVNNEELNNVQRFIYLKSFLRNEPLQLIDNIEVIDENFDIAVKTLKDRYENKSRVISLHIQKLLKAPSLVKNNSKALREFLTLAQQTLLALKNMSVPIEHWDLLLIEIFLQKLDFSTHRAFEYDIGTKTLPTLSQFFKFLEKKCDIQEKLNVSDHDKKVNNRSQSKTSFFSSVDQPSHSFSDNNCTFCRSNAHKVYQCNDFKCLSLQEKFNFVKGKKLCFNCLSSKHFSQDCGSTRSCTLCGGHHHSSLHGTSENVSSSRNINRQALSRERNAQTPQNSQGASRVVAPISTQHSFNNRSQNEASTSSSRPPLDMQNSPDSQAATSLSALSVKTDVLLATALLQISTISENTSLSNEMLNLEFFPYNVKDRSFKTSFAVLDSITCRLPRATIDRSKIKVPQDLTLADPSYSVPGKIDLLLAGDIYSELLTDGFIRLGKNLPILQNTHLGYVIFGTINPQVFHRNSHLAISQSNVSLFVQSEPEENQLDKLLQQFFEIEEVPLVSKLTPDEELAEQIFSKTTLVLPSGRFQGEWCKLNYQR